A stretch of DNA from Rheinheimera sp. MMS21-TC3:
TTTGCAGCAGCAAGTTTGCCGATTAACCGTGATACTAAATGCTTAGGCAGCAAATATTGCAAAGATATTTTCAAGTTATCCATATGACACTCAATAAAAGTTAAAAATGATTAGGTTTGTCTTGGGCCATGCTGACCAGAATTTTTAAGTAACTATCATAACGTTCTGCGCTGATCTGGCCAATTTCAACAGCATGCTGAATTGCACAGCCAGGATCGCTAATATGTTTACAGTCACGAAACTTACAACGACCTAGCCAAGGAATAAATTCATTAAAGCCGCGAGTGACTTCTTCGGCTGTTAAATGCCATAAAGCAAATTCACGAATACCAGGCGAATCTATTAAGTTACCACCATCTGCTAGATGATATAAGCGCGATACGGTGGTTGTATGCTGACCTAGGCCAGAATTAGTTGATACATCTTGGGTTTGTACATCTAAACCTGGCATTAAGGTGTTCATTAAAGAAGATTTACCCACACCTGATTGACCGACAAAGATGCTAGTACCACTTTGAATATAAGCTAATAGTTCAGTCATGCCTTGGTTAGTTTTAGCGCTTACCAGTAAATATGGATAACCTAGGTTTTGGTATATCGCCAATTTACGTGCAATGGCTGCTTGTTCATCAGTTGTTAATAAGTCTATTTTATTAATGACTAATAGTGGTTTAATGCCCGTGATTTCGGCTGCGACTAAATAGCGATCAATAATATTAAGTGATAGAGTGGGCAAAATGGCAGAGACAATAATCATTAAATCAATATTAGCCGCAACAGGTTTTAAGCCATCATAAAAGTCAGGCCGCAATAATACCGAACTTCTTGATTCAACGGCATCTATAACACCATCAATACCGCCAGTAGGTTGTAAGGCTCGCCGCCAAATCACCTTATCGCCGGTTACTAATGAAGCGATAGACCGGCGCATATTACAGCGTACGACTTGGCCATCGCTAGCTTCAACATCAGCATGTTGGCCAAACCGGCTTAATATTAAGCCGGTTTCTGCACCGGCAAAAGCGTCATCATCAACACTCTCTAGTTGCTTATTTTTATGTTGGCGTAGCCGTTTTTCAGCGTTATCAGAAATACGCTGTTTTTGGCGTTGGGTTAAATGTTTTTTCTTTGTCACTTATTTTTAGTCACTGTTTTAATCACTGCTTTATTAACTAGGGTTTGCATTGTAAAGCTAAAGTTGGCTATCAATCTTTAGCTTTAGCCGTGTATGATACCTGTATTCTGCGAATGAACAAAGAGACAACGATGATAGGGGCAACTAATGAATGTAAATGATAATAATTTAATTTGGTTAGATTTAGAAATGACCGGATTAGAGCCTAAAACTGATGTGATTTTAGAAATTGCGACTATTGTTACGGACAGCCAATTAAATATTTTGGCAGAAGGCCCAGTATTTGCCATTAAGCAACCAGATGACGTTTTAGATAATATGGACCCTTGGTGTGTAGAGCAGCATGGTAAAAGTGGTTTAACAGCACGCTGTCGTGCCAGCACTGTAAGTTTAGCTGAAGCTGAAAAACAAACTATAGCTTTTTTACAAGGCTATAGTGCTGCAGGTAAGTCGCCAATGTGTGGCAATAGTATTGGTCAAGATAGACGCTTTTTAGCGGAATACGCGCCCAGTTTAGAGGCTTTTTTTCATTACCGTAATATTGATGTTAGTACCGTTAAAGAGTTAGCAAAACGTTGGAACCCTGAAGTCGCTACTTTAGTTAAAAAATCGGGCACACACTTAGCTTTGGATGATATTCGAGAGTCAATTGCTGAATTAGTAGTCTATCAGCATAATTTTTTCAAAATATCGTAAAAAGTACTTGCAATAGTAAGCCGATTTTGTAAAATGCGCGCCATCACCACGAAAGATTGTTGGTCGATGCGAGTATAGCTCAGTTGGTAGAGCGCTACCTTGCCAAGGTCGAGGTCACGAGTTCGAATCTCGTTACTCGCTCCAAATTAACAAAAAAGCCGCTTTTATAGCGGCTTTTTTGTGTCTGTTATTTTTATATATAAGTTCCTGTTCTATGCTTACTATAGGTTCAACAAGATTAGCTAGCACCGCAGTTTTAGGGCTGTACTGGTTAAGTTAGAAATAGGCCTATTATGTTAAAGTCACCCTGTGTTAGAAACTGTTGCTTAGATCAGCAGGATTGTTGCCTTGGCTGTGGCAGGATATTGTCAGAAATAACCGGCTGGGCAGCGGCGAGTGACCAGCAACAACAAATTTTAGTGCTAGCAAAAATGCGTAAGCAGCAAAGAGAAGCACGACTTAATTTAAGCGTCTCTAGGCAGGCCTTTTTCAATAATACGGACTAAGCGAGCTGTTTGCCGCGGTAGTATAGATTGTTGTTGCCAACCTTTTTGTTTTTGCTGCTGTAACGCCCATTGAATATGTTCAGCTACTAAAGCGCTTGCATTTGTTAGCTGCTGTTGTAAAGCGGCTATAACAGCTTCGCTATAGGGGGCATTGCCTAAGGCAACCGCAATGTTACGTTGCCAGCGCTGAAAGCCAATTCGTCTTATAGCACTGCCTTCAGTATTATTTAAAAACTCTTGTTCTGACCAAGCAAATAAGGCGAGCAAGGATTGATCTTGCCATTGTTTGCGGCGTTGAAAGTCATTTTCTTGACTAAGCGGGGCTTGGCGGTTTTCAGGGCAAACTAGCTGGCAGTCATCGCAGCCATAAATTCTATTACCTAGCAAGCTGCGAAATTCTTCTGGGATCGCATCTTTTAGCTCAATAGTTAAATAAGAAATACAGCGCCGTGCATCTACAATATAAGGGGCAACAATAGCACCGGTTGGACAGCTGGTGATGCAGGCTACGCAGCTACCGCAGTCACCTTGATGTGGTTGATCAATAGGTAGTGGAATATCAACTAGTAATTCGCCTAGAAAAAACCATGAGCCTTGCTCTGAGTTTAGCAGTAAGCTATGTTTACCCACCCAGCCTAATCCAGCTTTTTGGGCTAAAGGGCGCTCTAATATAGGGGCAGAATCAACAAAAGGTCTAAAGCCCAGGGCGCTCACCTGCTGTTTAATTTTCTCACCTAATTGCTTAAGCCTATTACGCATTAACTTATGATAATCACGACCTAAGGCATAGCGACTGATATAAGCTAGGTTAGGGTCGGCTAAGTTAGTGGCAAAAGCCGCTGCAGTTGGTAAGTAGTTTAAGCGGACACTTAATACTCTTAAGGTACCAGGAAGCAACTCAGCAGGGCGCGCTCGCATCATGCCATGGCTAGCCATATAATCCATTTCGCCATGAAAACCTGCGTCTAACCAACGCTGTAAATGCGGCTCTGCATCTGCTAGGTCAACGTCAGTAATGCCGAGCTCGGCAAAACCTAATTCTTTGGCCCATTGTTTAATTTGTTGGGCTAAATGTTGATAATCAATGTCCATAAGCGCTGCCGATGAGAAACACCTGCGTAATTTAGCATAAATGTTAACATAACAACTAGCCGAGATTAAATTGAGCCTAATCATGATATTCTGAGATAGCTTGTAGTTTAACTGGTTACCTTTGGCGTTAATTTGTTAATATAGTTGGCTTGTTAGCCTAAACAGAGAGTATAAATTGTGGCAATATTTTACGCAGAGCTAAAAGATGAAGCAGCAACACTACAATTAGCAGCTAAGATTGCCCAGTATGTGCGTGGTGGCCAAACACTATTTTTACAAGGGACTCTTGGTGCAGGTAAAACGACTTTTAGTCGAGGTGTGCTGCAAGCTTTAGGGCATAATGGCAATGTTAAAAGCCCTACCTATACTTTAGTAGAGCCATATCAGTTAGCTGGGTTAGCAATATATCACTTTGACTTATATAGGCTTAACGATGCAGAAGAGTTAGAGTTTATGGGGATACGTGATTATTTTCGTTCCGATAGCTTATGTTTAATTGAATGGCCAGAGCGAGGTCATGACTGTTTACCTGCGCCTGATCTCGACATACACTTAATTTATGTAGATCAACAGCGTCGTGTAGAAATACGAGCGGCCACTTCAGCCGGACAGACTATAATAAATGCGCTAAATGATAATGAAAAATAATAACATCTTATGCAAATTGTTTATTTTATGCTTAGCTTGGTTGGCCTTACCACTATTTGCAGCTAATCAAGTGCAAGGTATTCGTATCTGGCCATCCCCTGATAGCACTAGGGTAGTGTTTGATTTAAAAGAGCCAGCCGATCACAAAAGCTTTAGTTTAGATAATCCCGATCGTTTAGTTATAGATTTAACTAATACTAGCGGCGGTAGCCAATTACCAAACATAGTAGGTGATTCTGCTTTAATTAAAGCTATTCGTAGTAGTGGTGATAACAATAGCATGCGTGTTGTGCTTGACTTGACAAAAGCGAGTAAGGCCAATGTGTTTACTTTGCCTCCCACAGCGCCTTATGGCCATCGCTTAGTGGTAGATTTGCCTGATAGCCTAGCCGCTGAGTTTGTGCCACCGCCAGCAATCCGCGCTGCTCGCGATATTATTATTGCCATTGACGCAGGGCATGGTGGTGAAGATCCGGGCTCTATAGGACCTAGTGGTTTTTATGAAAAAAATATTACCTTGCCCATAGCACAGCGGTTATTAACACTTATCAATCAACAAGACGGCATGCAGGCTATGCTAGTGCGAACCAATGATTATTATGTTCATGTTAATAGGCGTACTGAAATAGCTCGAAGCCAAAAAGCAGATTTATTGATTTCAGTTCATGCTGATGCCTTTACTTCTGCCCAGCCACGAGGAGCCTCAGTCTGGGTATTATCGCAAAAGCGCGCTACTACTGAAGTGGGCCGTATGTTAGAGCAAACCGAGCGTCATTCAGAATTATTAGGTGGGGTAGCTGAAATTATAAAAGATTCAGCCAATGAGCGTTATTTAGCGCAAACGGTATTAGATTTATCGATGCATCATTCTATGACTACCGCGCACCAAGTAGCTGATCATGTATTAGCAGAGTTAGGTAAAGTGGCGCACTTGCATCAGTCTAAACCACAAAAAGCCAGTTTAGGGGTGTTAAAGGCGACAGATATTCCTTCAATTTTAGTTGAAGTGGGTTTTATCTCTAATCCGCAAGAAGAAAAGCTTCTGCGCTCATCTTCACATCAATCTAAACTAGCTAAAGCAATGTTTAATGCTGTAAATAGTTACTTTAGACAATCACCTCCGGCAGATTCAAAATATGCCCTCTATAGGGCTAAAGAGCATAAAGTTAGCGTTGGAGAGTCTTTGTCTGTGCTAGCACAACGCTACAAAGTGTCAGTGGCTGATTTGCGTCAATATAATCAGCTAAGTAGTGATAATATTCATGTTGGCCAGGTGTTACGGATCCCATAATCATGTCTATCCAAATCTTATCACCGCAGCTGGCTAATCAGATTGCTGCCGGTGAGGTAGTGGAGCGGCCGGCTTCTGTTGTTAAAGAGTTGGTGGAAAACAGTCTTGATGCTGGCGCTTTACATATTGAAATTGATATTGAAAAAGGTGGCAGTAAGTTAATCCGAGTGCGTGATAACGGCAGTGGTATTGCAGAGCACGATTTAGTGTTAGCACTTAGTCGCCATGCCACTAGTAAAATTACTAACTTAGATGATTTAGAAGCCATTAGCAGCTTAGGTTTTCGTGGTGAGGCCTTAGCGAGTATTAGCTCTGTATCACGTCTAACCTTAACTTCACGTACCGAGCAACAAACGGCTGCTTGGCAAGCTAGTGCAGCCGGTCGGGATATGCAGGTAGATATTCGTCCAGCAGCGCATCCAGTTGGTACCAGCATAGAAGTAGTAGATTTATTTTTTAATACGCCAGCTAGGCGTAAATTCTTACGGACTGATAAAACAGAATTTGGCCATATTGATGAGCTAATTAAACGTTTAGCCTTAAGTCGATACGATGTTAGTTGGTTATTAACTCATAATGGTCAACGTATTAGGCAATTAAAACCTGCGCTAACAGCAGAACAAAGGCAACAAAGAGTAGCCGCTTTATGTAGTAAGGCCTTTGCTGAACATGCTGCAGAAATTGAAAATAGCTATCAAGGCATCAAGCTGTGGGGCTGGATTTTGCACCCAGATGCCTGTCAGCCACAATTAAACTGTCAATATAGTTATGTTAATGGCCGGATGATGCGGGATAAATTGCTTAACCATGCTATTAGGCAAGCTTATGGTGAGCGTTTAAGTGATGATAAAGTGCCGGCTTTTGTGTTGTATTTAGAAATAGATCCACGTCAAGTTGATGTTAACGTCCATCCAGCAAAGCATGAAGTTCGTTTTCATCAATCACGGTTAATTCATGATTTTGTAGTTTCAGCTTTAGCTGATGCACTTAGGCAATTAGAACCAGAGCAACAATCTATCACCAGTTGGCCACAAAGGGATAAAGCAACTGCAGCACAAATGCAGCCAAGTTATTCAGCTAGCGAGACTAGGCTTACAGAAGCTAATGAGGCTCAACCACAAACTAGAGCCAGCCGTTCTTATTCATATGCTATGCCTACTTATGCTAAAGCAAAACCAGGCATAGCTCAGTTACAGCAACAGCATCATTATTTATCCTCAACAGCAGAAACAGCTGCAGCAAGCTTATCCACAATGACTGCAGAACTGATAGCAGATAACCGCTATTGGATACGTCAGCATCAAGGACAGATTATGCTGATAGACTTGCTAATAACTTTGATTGATAACCATGGCTTAACTCAGGCTAAAACAGCTAATCTGTTATTGCCATTACGTTTTAATATTACTGATGAGCAAATTGCTATTTTGACTACAAATGCTACTGCCATTAAGCAATATGGTTTTGATAGCGTCATAACTGACAAATTATTAATTATTAAAGCGGTGCCAGTATGGCTAAGGCATACTAATATCAATCAATGGTTTCCTGAGATTTTGCAGCAGTTGGCTGAAGATGAAAGATTATCTGCGACCGATAGTCAAAGTAAAAGCAATAATAGCCTTGGTTATAACTTGTTGTTTATGTTGCTAGATGGCGATTGGTTGGATGCCAAAGTATTGTTAGAAAATTTTTCGATACAGCTTAATAAGCCTGAACTATGGCATGCTGTACCTTTACAACTACAAGACAGCATAAAGCTGTTATCGAAGCAGAATACATGACTATAAATTCTAGTTTAGCTAAAAATAGCGTCATCTTTTTGATGGGCCCAACCGCATCGGGTAAAACTGCTTTAGCCTCTGCATTGTGCCAACAATTACCGGTGGAGTTAATTAGTGTTGATAGCGCTTTAATATACCGTGGTATGGATATTGGCACAGCCAAACCAACCACATTAGAGTTAAGCCAAGCGCCGCACTTTTTAATTGATATTTTAGACCCTGTGCAAAGTTATTCTGCCGCAGATTTCCGTCATGATGCGTTACAGCTAATTACCGAGATCCAACAGCGTGGTAATATTCCGTTATTAGTTGGTGGTACTATGTTGTATTTTAAAGCCTTACTAGAAGGAATTTCTCCCTTACCTGAAGCTGATGCCGCTATAAGGTTGCAACTAGAGCAAGAGGCAGCAGAGAAAGGTTGGCAACACTTACATGCTGAATTAGCGATAGTTGATCCAGTTGCAGCAGCACGTATTCATGCTAATGATCCACAACGAATTAACCGTGCACTTGAGGTATTTCGTCTTACCGGTAGTACCATGACAGAATTAACTGCAATAAAAGGTGAACCTTTACCTTTTTCTGTACACCAATTTGCTATAGCGCCAAGTGATCGAGCGTTATTACATCAGCGTATAGCAATAAGGTTTGAGAAAATGTTAGCTGATGGTTTTGCCGCAGAGGTTACTAAGTTAATGCAAAGAGCAGATTTGCATCTTGACTTGCCCTCTATGCGTTGCGTGGGGTATCGACAAATGTGGCAGTATTTAAGTGGCGATTGCAGCGAAAGTGAAATGAAAGAGCGTGCTATTGCAGCTACTAGGCAATTAGCTAAACGGCAGTTAACCTGGTTAAGAAGTTGGCCAAATTTACAGCGTTTAGATAGCGAGCAAGATCTTGCTAAAAATATTCAAGCAGTGTTATCGACACTAAGCTAAACTTTACAGTAATTTATTAACTTAATTAATTAATACAGCTTGAAATACAAAAACCTAGACCAATATAAGACATACTAATAACAAAAGGAAAGCGGCACATGGCAAAGGGCCAATCACTACAAGATCCATTTTTAAATACCTTAAGACGGGAGCGGATCCCAGTTTCAATTTATTTAGTGAATGGAATTAAATTGCAAGGTCAAATAGAATCATTTGATCAATTCGTTATTTTGTTAAAAAACACTGTGAGCCAGATGGTCTATAAACATGCCATTTCTACTGTAGTACCAGCACGAGCGGTAAATACCAGTATGCATCACAGTGCAACACAAGATGACCAAGAGGATGTAGAATAATCGCTGGAGGTTGTTCGCTTGTCTGAAATAAACTTAAGTCTTGAACAAGCAATACTTGTTCATGTGAATTTTCCACAGCAGCATAATAGTGAAGATTTAACAGAGTTACAGCTATTGGTTTCATCTGCTGGAGTTCAGGCATTACAGACGATTAGCCTTAATCGTAGTGCCCCCGACACTAAGTATTTTGTCGGTACAGGTAAGGCGGCTGAAATTGCCGGTTTGATTGAACAAGCACAAGCTAATCTTGTGATTTTTAATCATGCCTTAACGCCAGCCCAAACCCGAAATCTAGAGCGGTTATGCCAAACCCGAGTAATAGATCGTACCACCCTTATTTTAGATATTTTTGCTCAGCGTGCTCGTACTTACGAAGGTAAATTGCAAGTCGAATTAGCACAACTGCAACATTTAGCATCGCGATTAGTTCGAGGCTGGGATGGTTTAGATAGGCAAAAAGGTGGTATTGGTATGCGCGGGCCAGGTGAAGCGCAGCTAGAAACAGATCGCCGTTTATTGCGGGCACGAGTTAAAGCGTTACAAGCTAGATTAGAAAAGCTAACAGTGCAGCGTGAACAAAGTCGGCGAGCAAGACAAAAAGCGGCAACACCGGTTATCTCATTAGTGGGCTACACTAATGCTGGCAAATCTAGTTTATTTAATCGTATGACCGATTCTGATGTCTATGCTGCTGATAAATTATTTGCTACCCTTGACCCTACATTACGGCAATTAAATTTACCTCTAGTTGGCAAAGTAGTGCTAGCTGATACGGTTGGTTTTATTCGCCATTTACCGCATAACTTAGTTGCTGCGTTTAAATCTACCTTGCAAGAAACCCGAGAAGCCGATTTACAATTACATGTTGTTGATGCGGCAGATCCGCGTAAAACAGATAATATGCAGCAAGTTGCTGCCGTATTAGAAGAAATAGCTGCAGACCAAATTGTACAGTTAACAGTGTATAATAAAATTGATCTGTTAGACCAGGCGCCAAGAATAGAATATAACGAATATGATTTACCTGTAGCAGTTTATGTTTCTGCCAACACAGGACAGGGCATAGACCTGCTAATTAAAGCTATAGCACAGCTTTTATCGCAAAAGCATTTATATCTAAAATTGGCGCTACCACCTGAGCAAGCAGTATGGCGTGCCCGTTGCCATGAGCAGCATTGTATTGAAGATGAATACTTTGATGATGACGGTAATTGTCATTTAACTCTCAGTATTGCTGAGGCAGTTTGGCAGCGTTGGTTAAAGCAAAGTAATGGTGAATTAGAAAACTATGTCGTCAACACCGCAGATATTTGATACATTAACCCTCAACAAGTAACTTTTAACGGAGTACAGCATGGCTTGGAATGAGCCGGGTAACAATGGTAAAAAAAACGATCCTTGGAAACAAGGCGGTCGTGACCAGGGCCCACCAGATTTAGATGAAGTGTTTCGCAACTTTGGTAAAAAGTTTGGCGGGATCTTTGGCGGCGGTAAGTCGTCTAATAATAACTCAGGCGGCGCATATGCGGCCTTACTTTTAATTGTAGTAGTAGCTGCGATAGTTTGGGCGCTAAGTGGTTTTTATACCATTAAAGAATCAGAGCGCGGGGTAGTGTTGCGTTTTGGTCAGTACAATAGTGAAGTTGAGCCAGGTATCCATTGGAAGCCAACCTTCATTGACCAAATTATCCCAGTTGATATTACCAGCGTGCGTTCATTACGTACTGATGGCTTTATGTTAACTCAAGATCAAAATTTAGTTCGGGTTACATTTGAAGTTCAATATCGGGTATATAATGCACGGGACTACAAGTTCTCGGTAGTGGATGCTGATCGCAGTTTACATGAAGCGACAGATGCAGCATTACGTTACGTAATAGGTCATTCAATAATGGATGATGTATTAACCCGTGGCCGTGAAGTGGTTAGACAAGATACACGCCAAGAACTGGAATCTATCATTGAACCTTATAAATTAGGTTTAGCCATAGTTGATGTTAACTTCCGTGATGCAAGGCCGCCAGAAGAAGTACGAGATGCCTTTGATGATGCGATAAAAGCCCAAGAAGACCAAGAACGCTTTATTAAAGAAGCAGAAGCCTATGCCCTTGAAATAGAGCCTCGTGCCCGTGGTCAAGTTAACCGTATCATGCAAGAAGCTGACGCTTATAAACAACAAATTGTGTTAAAAGCACAAGGTGAAGTTGCTCGCTTTGAAAAACTATTGCCAGAGTATATAGCGGCACCAAAAGTAACGCGTGATCGTATGTATATAGAAACAATGGAATATGTTTATAGTAATACGTCTAAAGTTATGGTTGATGTTAAAAATGGTAATAACATTATGTACTTACCGCTTGATAAAATGATTAATTCATCATCTTCTACAACTAGAGATACTGGCTCTGCTAGTGGTATGCCAGTAATACCAGCACGTAGTCGCTCAGATAGCCAAGCAGCACAAGATCGTAGAGATCCGATACGCAGTACATCAACACGCAGTAGTGGCCGGGGGTAAATGATGAAAAACTTATTAGTAGCCATAATTGCGGTAGCAGCTTTTATATTAATTTCTGCTCTGTTTGTAGTACCAGAAGGCCAGCGCGGTATAGTTATACAGTTTGGTAAAATTCAACGTGATGCAGATCAGCAAGTGGTTGTGTATGAGCCAGGCTTGCACTTGAAAATTCCATTTATCGAATCAGTGCGTAAACTTGATGCGCGGATCCAAACTTTAGACGATGCAGCCGATCGTTTTGTAACAGCTGAGAAAAAAGACTTATTAGTGGATAGTTATGTTAAGTGGCGAATTAAAGATTTTGCTGCTTACTTTTTATCTACAGGTGGTAATACTGCTCAAGCTGAGGTTTTATTAAAGCAGTATATTAATAACGGTTTGCGCACCGAGTTTGGTACTCGCACTATCCAAGAGATAGTTTCAGGTGAGCGTACCGAGCTAATGGAGCGGGCACTGCAGCAAGCCGGCGAAGCAGCTAAAGAGCTAGGTATAGGTGTGGTTGACGTGCGAGTTAAGCAAATAAACCTACCCGACGAAGTCAGCAGCTCTATCTTTGCTCGAATGGAAGCAGAGCGTCATGCTGTGGCTCGTGAGCATCGCTCTAAAGGTCGTGAGAAGGCGGAAGTTATTAAAGCTGATGTAGATGCTAGAGTAACTGTTATGGTAGCTGATGCCGAGCGTAACTCGCGTACTGTTCGCGGTGATGGTGATGCATTAGCTGCAAAAGTCTATGCTGATGCTTACAACAAGAACGCAGAGTTTTTCTCTTTTGTTCGGAGTATGGAAGCCTACCGTAATAGCTTTAATAGTAAAGATGATATATTAGTTGTGCAGCCAGATAATGATTTCTTTAAATATATGAAGTCAGACAAGGTACAAAACTAATAACAAATCTTATCTAAAAAAGGCCCGAAAGGGCCTTTTTTATAGCAAAATAAGGGTGGCAGCATGTATAAACAATTCTATCAACGTTTTTTAAGCGCAAACCAAGGCAAGCAGCACTTTGCCTGTCATTCACATCATTATTGGCCAGATATAACCCGTGATGCCATGTTAGAGTATTGGGATGACAGCGCCCGCTTGGTTGATGATAAATGGCGCTATATTTTTAGCGAGAAACTACCCGAAACCCAACAGTTAATTGCTGACATTCTGCAACTGCCCCAACCTGAGCAATTGGTATTTGCGCCTAATACTCATGAATTAGTGATGCGTTTAATCAGTTGTTTTGATCTACGTCAGTCGCTTAAAATTTTAAGTTCTGATAGTGAGTTTTATAGCTTTAGCCGTCAAGTTAAGCGTTTAGCTGAATACGACAATGTGCAAGTAGACAGCATTGAAACAGAGCCTTTTGCTAGTTTTGAGCAAAGGTTTATCCAAGCCGCAGCGGCAGAGCAGTACGATATGATTTTTGTTAGTCAGGTGTTTTTTAATTCTGGCTATGCTATTGCGGATCTAGGCAAATTTGTCCAGCAATTAGCAGCGCAAACTCAGGCTATGATTGTTATTGATGGCTATCATGGCTTTATGGCGTTACCAACAGATTTGTCTAGTATTGCCGAGCGGATATTTTATGTTGCCGGCAGCTATAAGTATGCTCAAGGCGGCGAAGGATGCTGCTTTATGGCGGTACCGTTAAGCAGCGAGCATAGACCTATGTATACCGGTTGGTTTGCAGAGTTTGGAACTTTAACTGCTGAAAGGTCAGCAGCAGCTTTGTACAGTGAAGATGGTTTTCGCTTTGCGGGTTCAACTATGGATTTTAGCGGCCTATATCGTTTAAATGCCGTGTTACGTTTTTTTAAACAACAAGGTATTAGTGTGGGCCGTAGCCATAAATATGTTCAAGAGCTGCAGCAAGTATTTTTAGCTAAGCTCGATGCTCTAGCTCATGAAAAACTCAATAGAACCAACTTATTACAGCATGATTTAAACCATCATGGTCATTTTTTTACCTTTATTTTAAACAGTACCGCTGAAGCAGCAGAGCTAGCCAGCCAGTTAAAGCGAGCGGGTATTGAAACAGATTATCGCGGCGAACGGTTACGGTTTGGCTTTGGACTTTACCATAATAGTGCTGATTACGATTTAAGTTGCTTAAATCAAAATGATTAAATGTTGTTGTTTATCAATACGTTATTAAATATACGGTTTTTTTTCGTCGGGATGGCTGAAACTTAGGAAACGATTTGGTAGAATTCTCACCTAATTTTTTCCATGATGTAGGAACCATGGCCAAAAACGTTGTAGTGCTCGGCACCCAATGGGGTGACGAAGGAAAAGGTAAAATCGTTGACTTACTAACAGAGAAAGCTAGCTATGTGGTGCGCTATCAAGGCGGGCACAATGCGGGGCATACTCTAGTGATAGACGGTGAAAAAACTGTATTGCATTTGATCCCATCAGGTATTTTGCGTGCAAATGTAAAATGCGTAATAGGAAATGGTGTTGTGCTGTCGCCAGAGGCGTTCTTAAAAGAAATGACCATGCTAGAACAGCGTGGCGTTCCAGTTAAAGAACGTTTACTACTTAGCGAAGCGT
This window harbors:
- the mutL gene encoding DNA mismatch repair endonuclease MutL; this encodes MSIQILSPQLANQIAAGEVVERPASVVKELVENSLDAGALHIEIDIEKGGSKLIRVRDNGSGIAEHDLVLALSRHATSKITNLDDLEAISSLGFRGEALASISSVSRLTLTSRTEQQTAAWQASAAGRDMQVDIRPAAHPVGTSIEVVDLFFNTPARRKFLRTDKTEFGHIDELIKRLALSRYDVSWLLTHNGQRIRQLKPALTAEQRQQRVAALCSKAFAEHAAEIENSYQGIKLWGWILHPDACQPQLNCQYSYVNGRMMRDKLLNHAIRQAYGERLSDDKVPAFVLYLEIDPRQVDVNVHPAKHEVRFHQSRLIHDFVVSALADALRQLEPEQQSITSWPQRDKATAAQMQPSYSASETRLTEANEAQPQTRASRSYSYAMPTYAKAKPGIAQLQQQHHYLSSTAETAAASLSTMTAELIADNRYWIRQHQGQIMLIDLLITLIDNHGLTQAKTANLLLPLRFNITDEQIAILTTNATAIKQYGFDSVITDKLLIIKAVPVWLRHTNINQWFPEILQQLAEDERLSATDSQSKSNNSLGYNLLFMLLDGDWLDAKVLLENFSIQLNKPELWHAVPLQLQDSIKLLSKQNT
- the miaA gene encoding tRNA (adenosine(37)-N6)-dimethylallyltransferase MiaA; its protein translation is MTINSSLAKNSVIFLMGPTASGKTALASALCQQLPVELISVDSALIYRGMDIGTAKPTTLELSQAPHFLIDILDPVQSYSAADFRHDALQLITEIQQRGNIPLLVGGTMLYFKALLEGISPLPEADAAIRLQLEQEAAEKGWQHLHAELAIVDPVAAARIHANDPQRINRALEVFRLTGSTMTELTAIKGEPLPFSVHQFAIAPSDRALLHQRIAIRFEKMLADGFAAEVTKLMQRADLHLDLPSMRCVGYRQMWQYLSGDCSESEMKERAIAATRQLAKRQLTWLRSWPNLQRLDSEQDLAKNIQAVLSTLS
- the hfq gene encoding RNA chaperone Hfq, translating into MAKGQSLQDPFLNTLRRERIPVSIYLVNGIKLQGQIESFDQFVILLKNTVSQMVYKHAISTVVPARAVNTSMHHSATQDDQEDVE
- the hflX gene encoding ribosome rescue GTPase HflX, whose product is MSEINLSLEQAILVHVNFPQQHNSEDLTELQLLVSSAGVQALQTISLNRSAPDTKYFVGTGKAAEIAGLIEQAQANLVIFNHALTPAQTRNLERLCQTRVIDRTTLILDIFAQRARTYEGKLQVELAQLQHLASRLVRGWDGLDRQKGGIGMRGPGEAQLETDRRLLRARVKALQARLEKLTVQREQSRRARQKAATPVISLVGYTNAGKSSLFNRMTDSDVYAADKLFATLDPTLRQLNLPLVGKVVLADTVGFIRHLPHNLVAAFKSTLQETREADLQLHVVDAADPRKTDNMQQVAAVLEEIAADQIVQLTVYNKIDLLDQAPRIEYNEYDLPVAVYVSANTGQGIDLLIKAIAQLLSQKHLYLKLALPPEQAVWRARCHEQHCIEDEYFDDDGNCHLTLSIAEAVWQRWLKQSNGELENYVVNTADI
- the hflK gene encoding FtsH protease activity modulator HflK; translation: MAWNEPGNNGKKNDPWKQGGRDQGPPDLDEVFRNFGKKFGGIFGGGKSSNNNSGGAYAALLLIVVVAAIVWALSGFYTIKESERGVVLRFGQYNSEVEPGIHWKPTFIDQIIPVDITSVRSLRTDGFMLTQDQNLVRVTFEVQYRVYNARDYKFSVVDADRSLHEATDAALRYVIGHSIMDDVLTRGREVVRQDTRQELESIIEPYKLGLAIVDVNFRDARPPEEVRDAFDDAIKAQEDQERFIKEAEAYALEIEPRARGQVNRIMQEADAYKQQIVLKAQGEVARFEKLLPEYIAAPKVTRDRMYIETMEYVYSNTSKVMVDVKNGNNIMYLPLDKMINSSSSTTRDTGSASGMPVIPARSRSDSQAAQDRRDPIRSTSTRSSGRG
- the hflC gene encoding protease modulator HflC, whose product is MKNLLVAIIAVAAFILISALFVVPEGQRGIVIQFGKIQRDADQQVVVYEPGLHLKIPFIESVRKLDARIQTLDDAADRFVTAEKKDLLVDSYVKWRIKDFAAYFLSTGGNTAQAEVLLKQYINNGLRTEFGTRTIQEIVSGERTELMERALQQAGEAAKELGIGVVDVRVKQINLPDEVSSSIFARMEAERHAVAREHRSKGREKAEVIKADVDARVTVMVADAERNSRTVRGDGDALAAKVYADAYNKNAEFFSFVRSMEAYRNSFNSKDDILVVQPDNDFFKYMKSDKVQN